From the genome of Nicotiana sylvestris chromosome 2, ASM39365v2, whole genome shotgun sequence, one region includes:
- the LOC104249100 gene encoding protein LYK2 has translation MTFDLQLCSLVFFLFVTVSALGLEDLLSCESKSPAASGYQCDRNVQPLQCGTFAILRTNSFYSSLFNLSSYLGINRYVLGEANGFSSDTEFLTIDQPLLIPLDCKCVGGFFEAELTKTTIKGESFNSIAQSLEGLTTCKAIKEKNPNISPFGLSEKLLLSIPLRCACLSPEEISPKTKLLVSYPVKQGDTIAALAIGFNTTAERIIATNQRLEGGSFRPESLSPASTLLIPLGGKPRLSSFTNSQQPDLGYPAASVASTKKHKRKSKMRMIGVYIAVAVVAFMSMVAFAAVFLFIQHKRKRDADLCKEADLELQKLSLSVRTTSEKKVSFEGSQNELDSQIIDATPHKLLVETYTIEEIKKATEDFDSSNLIEDSVFHGRISGKDLAIKKMETCNISKIDFGLFNDAIHHHPNIIRHLGTCLSESPDSFLVFEYAVNGSLKDWLHGGRAMKNRFIASCYCFLTWNQRLRICLDVATALQFMHHIMDPAYVHRNIKSRNIFLDEDFKAKVGNFGMARCVEDDIAKGYLAPEYLERGNLTPSIDIFAFGVILLEVLSGQTPISSGNGKGEDETRLSDKIKVILESDNADELREWIDSALGENYSFDAAVTLANLARACVEDEPSLRPNAGEIVEKLSRLVEELLEGEEQLITSERSCKPLFKAATTSTM, from the exons ATGACATTCGATCTTCAACTCTGTTCTTTGGTTTTCTTCTTATTTGTGACAGTTTCTGCTCTTGGACTAGAGGATTTATTAAGCTGCGAGTCGAAATCTCCAGCTGCTTCTGGCTATCAATGTGACCGAAATGTCCAGCCATTGCAATGTGGAACATTTGCAATTCTTCGTACCAATTCATTTTACTCATCTCTTTTCAATCTGAGCTCTTATTTGGGTATCAATCGATACGTTCTAGGTGAAGCAAATGGCTTTTCGTCTGATACAGAATTTCTTACAATTGACCAGCCTTTGTTAATTCCATTAGATTGTAAATGTGTTGGCGGATTTTTTGAAGCTGAATTAACAAAAACAACAATTAAAGGAGAGAGCTTTAACAGTATTGCTCAATCATTGGAAGGTTTAACGACATGTAAAGCTATTAAGGAAAAAAATCCAAATATTAGTCCTTTTGGTTTGTCTGAGAAACTTCTGCTATCAATTCCATTGAGATGTGCTTGTCTTTCTCCAGAAGAAATTAGTCCGAAAACAAAACTTTTAGTTTCTTATCCAGTGAAGCAAGGTGATACAATTGCAGCTTTAGCAATTGGCTTCAATACTACAGCTGAAAGAATAATTGCTACCAATCAGAGATTAGAAGGAGGTAGTTTTAGACCTGAAAGCCTTTCACCAGCTTCAACTCTTTTGATTCCACTCGGAG GTAAACCGAGACTTAGCTCATTTACAAACTCACAACAGCCGGATTTGGGATATCCAGCAGCAAGCGTTGCGTCAACTAAAAAACATAAAAGGAAGTCCAAAATGAGGATGATAGGAGTTTATATTGCTGTTGCTGTGGTTGCCTTTATGTCAATGGTAGCGTTTGCAGCAGTTTTCTTGTTTATCCAGCACAAGAGGAAGAGGGATGCAGATTTGTGTAAGGAAGCAGATTTGGAGCTACAAAAGTTAAGCTTAAGTGTGAGAACTACCAGCGAAAAGAAAGTTTCATTCGAGGGGTCTCAGAATGAACTTGACAGTCAGATTATTGATGCCACACCACATAAGCTGTTGGTAGAGACCTACACTATTGAGGAGATAAAGAAGGCTACAGAGGATTTCGATTCCTCCAATCTTATCGAGGATTCTGTATTCCATGGCCGGATCAGTGGCAAAGATTTGGCAATAAAAAAGATGgagacttgcaatatctcaaaaatAGATTTTGGGCTATTCAATGATGCAATTCATCATCATCCAAATATTATCAGGCACTTAGGGACGTGCTTATCAGAGAGTCCTGATTCATTCTTGGTGTTTGAATACGCTGTAAATGGTTCGTTAAAAGACTGGCTTCATGGTGGTCGAGCAATGAAGAATCGATTCATTGCTTCGTGCTATTGTTTCTTGACATGGAATCAGAGGCTAAGGATTTGTCTAGATGTAGCGACTGCCTTGCAATTTATGCACCATATCATGGATCCTGCTTATGTCCACCGAAATATAAAGAGCAGGAACATTTTTCTTGACGAAGATTTCAAGGCAAAAGTTGGTAATTTTGGCATGGCTCGATGCGTTGAAGATGATATTGCAAAAGGTTATTTGGCACCAGAGTATCTTGAACGAGGAAACCTTACCCCGAGCATTGATATCTTTGCTTTTGGGGTGATCTTGCTGGAGGTGTTATCAGGCCAAACACCTATAAGCAGTGGCAATGGTAAAGGAGAAGATGAAACTAGGCTGTCTGATAAAATaaaggtcattttggagtcagaTAACGCGGATGAGTTAAGGGAATGGATAGACAGTGCATTAGGAGAGAATTATTCATTTGATGCAGCAGTGACATTGGCAAATCTGGCAAGAGCATGCGTGGAGGATGAGCCCTCGTTAAGACCAAATGCTGGTGAAATTGTGGAGAAGTTGTCAAGATTGGTTGAAGAATTACTGGAAGGGGAAGAGCAACTCATAACCTCCGAACGTTCTTGCAAACCTTTGTTCAAGGCTGCAACCACCAGTACCATGTGA